A window of the Gossypium hirsutum isolate 1008001.06 chromosome A03, Gossypium_hirsutum_v2.1, whole genome shotgun sequence genome harbors these coding sequences:
- the LOC107886617 gene encoding protein JINGUBANG: MGILPCHLSCQRNDESQSGSYHLHSESSTPSISSQLSLPSVPSLASTSHRHDEKTPAIHHKCIATLKNHSYVFTLALAGKVLYGGSSNGEIRAWRLDSSEHGDRTDNIVVATSNSAVKSLVVLGDKLISAHQDNKIRVWKIHNHEHHKYKCLATLPTMNDRFLRCFSEKNYVQVRRHKKCTWIHHVDTVSALAISTDCSLLYSASWDRTFKIWRTSDFKCLESVQNAHDDAINAIVLSRDGFVHTGSADKRIKVWKKHASKNKHSLVLTLEKHKSAVNALALSNDGTVLYSGACDRSILVWERESEGGDGEWRMVLLGALRGHTKAILCLAVVTDLICSGSADKTMRIWRRGIDKSYCCLAVLEGHTRPVKCLTCNTNTEEEEEEEEEGASETITYMVCSGSLDYDIKVWQISASVL, from the coding sequence atggggaTTCTTCCTTGTCACTTGTCTTGCCAAAGAAACGACGAATCTCAGTCTGGCTCCTATCATCTTCATTCGGAATCATCAACCCCTTCCATCTCCTCTCAACTAAGTTTACCATCGGTTCCTTCCCTTGCTTCAACATCTCACCGACATGATGAAAAGACCCCAGCCATCCACCATAAGTGCATAGCCACCCTTAAAAACCACTCCTATGTCTTCACCCTCGCTCTTGCCGGGAAGGTCCTATACGGTGGCTCTTCAAACGGTGAGATACGAGCATGGAGGCTGGATTCTTCCGAGCATGGTGATCGAACTGATAACATTGTGGTGGCTACTAGCAACAGTGCAGTTAAGTCTCTGGTGGTTTTAGGAGATAAGCTTATCAGTGCCCACCAAGATAACAAAATCCGTGTATGGAAAATTCATAACCACGAACATCACAAGTACAAATGTTTAGCTACTCTCCCAACGATGAACGATCGTTTCCTGAGATGCTTCTCGGAAAAGAATTACGTGCAGGTCCGGCGTCACAAGAAATGCACATGGATACATCACGTTGATACAGTATCTGCTCTGGCAATATCAACAGATTGCTCTCTCCTTTACTCTGCCTCGTGGGATCGGACATTCAAAATCTGGCGGACATCGGATTTCAAGTGTTTGGAATCAGTGCAAAACGCGCATGATGATGCCATTAATGCCATAGTATTGTCTAGAGATGGATTTGTTCATACAGGTTCAGCAGACAAGAGGATTAAGGTATGGAAGAAGCATGCAAGTAAAAACAAACATTCGCTGGTCTTAACACTGGAGAAACACAAATCAGCTGTTAATGCTTTAGCTCTTAGTAACGATGGGACCGTACTTTATTCCGGTGCATGCGACAGATCGATTCTGGTTTGGGAAAGAGAAAGCGAGGGAGGCGACGGTGAGTGGCGGATGGTGTTGTTGGGTGCACTTAGAGGTCACACCAAGGCAATCTTGTGCTTGGCGGTTGTGACGGATTTGATATGCAGCGGATCAGCAGATAAAACAATGAGGATTTGGAGGAGAGGAATCGACAAAAGCTATTGTTGCTTGGCAGTTTTGGAAGGGCACACAAGGCCAGTTAAATGCTTGACATGTAATACAAatactgaagaagaagaagaagaagaagaagaaggtgcTTCTGAAACTATTACTTACATGGTTTGCAGTGGGAGTTTGGACTATGATATTAAGGTCTGGCAAATTTCAGCTTCAGTTTTATGA
- the LOC107886618 gene encoding non-functional NADPH-dependent codeinone reductase 2, whose translation MDGCLEASLSPLSIPEYVLGCSGRRMPLLGFGTAASPPVGSQLTKTAILQAIELGYRHFDTASLYRTEQPLGEAILEAIAVGLIKSRDELFITSKLWCSDAHGELVLPALQRSLKNLRLEYLDLYLIHWPVSSKPGIYEFPIKQEDFLAMDFKAVWKAMEDCQRLGLTKSIGVSNFSCKKLGDILAFAKIPPAVNQVELNPLWQQKKLREFCKANGILLTAYAPLGAQGTIWGSNRVLECELLKEIAKQKGKTVAQIC comes from the exons ATGGATGGCTGTTTGGAGGCATCCCTTTCCCCTTTGAGTATTCCAGAATACGTTTTGGGTTGCAGTGGCAGGCGAATGCCGCTTTTGGGTTTCGGCACTGCTGCTTCTCCGCCCGTCGGATCACAACTTACCAAGACCGCCATTCTCCAAGCCATTGAACTTGGTTACCGGCACTTTGATACAGCAAGTTTATACAGGACAGAGCAACCACTGGGTGAAGCAATTCTAGAAGCAATTGCAGTTGGGTTAATTAAATCTAGAGATGAACTCTTCATCACTTCCAAGCTCTGGTGCAGTGATGCCCATGGCGAACTTGTCCTTCCTGCCCTTCAGAGGAGCTTAAA AAACCTGAGGTTGGAGTATCTTGATCTCTATCTCATTCACTGGCCAGTAAGTTCAAAGCCAGGGATTTATGAGTTTCCCATAAAGCAGGAAGATTTCCTGGCGATGGATTTCAAGGCAGTATGGAAAGCTATGGAAGATTGTCAAAGGCTTGGTCTCACAAAGTCTATTGGTGTTAGCAATTTTTCCTGTAAAAAGTTGGGTGACATCCTTGCCTTTGCTAAAATCCCTCCAGCTGTTAACCAG GTGGAATTGAACCCACTGTGGCAACAAAAGAAGCTAAGAGAGTTTTGCAAGGCTAATGGTATCCTGTTGACCGCTTATGCTCCACTGGGAGCCCAAGGTACCATTTGGGGCAGCAATAGAGTTTTGGAGTGTGAATTGCTTAAGGAAATCGCTAAGCAAAAAGGGAAGACAGTTGCTCAG ATTTGTTAG